The proteins below are encoded in one region of Archocentrus centrarchus isolate MPI-CPG fArcCen1 chromosome 13, fArcCen1, whole genome shotgun sequence:
- the LOC115790468 gene encoding extracellular calcium-sensing receptor-like yields the protein MCRRRGDPENPQLSKDGDIILGGMFSFHSSWKDRKDTYMQKPQPLQCTSLNFREFQVAQSMLFAIEEINNSTDLLPGVSLGYKMYDTCGSIAQSIKVAIALMNGNEVSSAAPAVPCTRPAQVQAIMGETSSSPCMAIATVIGPFYIPMISHFATCACLSDKTKYPSFLRTIPSDYYQSRALAYLVRYFGWTWVGAIRTNDDYGNKGIATFTETAQQLGICLEYSVSFFRTDPYEKIQKIIDIIKASTSKVIIGFLSHFDMDVLLHEFSNNNLTGYQWIGSESWIFDSQTAAIDVHHILDGAIGLSVPKAHVSGLREFMLDVKLLNSSNNEVFTEFWETLFSCKFKQSKSSAEIERECTGDEDLTGVQNSFTDMSLMPIFNNVYKGVYAVAHALHNILSCNKNCNKNVQLNPFTILQRILNIYFKTKEGDEVYFDENGDPAAKYEIINWQPRENGIVEFVKVGLYDASLPPEKQLSLQNNSLIWARNSKQVPVSVCSEKCPPGTRKVFEKGRPVCCYDCIRCAEGEISNITDSVTCVRCLPEFWSNQRRDTCIKKEAVFLSYEEIMGALLTAASLFGTSMTTGVALIFFKYRKTPIVRANNSELSFLLLFSLTLCFLCSLTFIGQPSDWSCMLRHVAFGITFVLCISCVLGKTMVVLMAFRATRPGSNVKKWFGPTQQRLCVTSFTLIQVIICIIWLTVSPPFPFKNFREFKDKIILECALGTSGGFWAVLGYIGLLSVLCFIFAFLARKLPDNFNEAKFITFSMLIFCAVWITFIPAYVSSPGKFSVAVEIFAILASSFGLLICIFFPKCYIILLKPERNTKKNMMGKGAP from the exons ATGTGCAGGCGAAGAGGGGACCCTGAGAATCCCCAGTTATCTAAAGATGGAGATATTATCCTGGGAGGAATGTTCTCTTTCCACAGCAGCTGGAAAGACAGAAAGGATACCTACATGCAGAAACCACAGCCACTGCAATGCACCAG TTTGAATTTCAGAGAGTTCCAGGTTGCCCAGTCTATGCTTTTTGCCATTGAGGAGATTAATAACAGTACAGACCTACTGCCAGGAGTCTCTCTGGGCTATAAAATGTATGATACATGTGGGTCCATTGCCCAGAGCATAAAAGTTGCAATTGCCTTGATGAATGGTAATGAAGTTTCTTCTGCAGCACCTGCTGTCCCATGTACCAGACCGGCACAAGTGCAGGCCATAATGGGAGAGACGTCTTCCTCTCCTTGCATGGCAATAGCTACTGTAATTGGCCCATTTTATATACCAATG atCAGCCACTTTGCCACATGTGCTTGTCTCAGTGACAAAACCAAGTACCCATCCTTCCTCAGAACAATACCCAGTGACTACTACCAGAGCAGAGCCCTGGCCTATTTAGTAAGGTACTTTGGTTGGACTTGGGTTGGTGCTATCAGAACCAATGATGATTATGGAAATAAAGGCATTGCCACATTCACAGAAACAGCACAGCAGCTGGGCATCTGTCTGGAGTattcagtgtctttttttaGAACAGATCCatatgaaaaaatacaaaaaataattgACATTATAAAAGCTTCAACCTCCAAAGTGATAATTGGGTTTCTGTCCCACTTTGACATGGATGTCCTATTGCATGAGTTTTCCAACAACAACCTGACTGGGTACCAGTGGATAGGCAGTGAGTCTTGGATATTTGATTCTCAAACAGCAGCAATAGATGTGCATCACATACTGGATGGCGCCATAGGCCTTTCTGTCCCCAAAGCACATGTCAGTGGCCTGAGAGAGTTCATGCTGGATGTGAAGTTGCTCAATTCATCTAATAATGAAGTGTTTACTGAGTTCTGGGAGACATTATTTAGTTGTAAGTTTAAGCAGTCAAAATCTTCAGCAGAGATTGAGAGAGAGTGTACTGGAGATGAAGATCTGACTGGAGTTCAAAACAGCTTCACTGACATGTCACTCATGCCTATCTTTAACAATGTCTATAAAGGAGTGTATGCAGTGGCTCATGCACTTCACAATATCCTCAGCTGTAATAAAAACTGCAACAAGAATGTGCAGCTAAATCCATTCACG ATTTTACAGCGCATTCTAAATATTTACTTCAAAACAAAGGAAGGAGATGAGGTGTACTTTGATGAGAATGGAGATCCAGCTGCAAAGTATGAAATTATAAACTGGCAGCCAAGAGAAAATGGTATTGTGGAGTTTGTCAAAGTGGGTCTTTATGATGCATCACTCCCTCCAGAAAAACAGCTGAGCCTACAAAATAACTCATTGATTTGGGCAAGGAACTCAAAGCAG GTTCCTGTGTCCGTTTGCAGTGAGAAGTGTCCCCCAGGAACACGCAAGGTTTTCGAGAAAGGAAGGCCTGTTTGCTGCTATGACTGCATAAGATGTGCAGAGGGAGAGATAAGCAACATTACAG ATTCTGTCACCTGTGTGAGATGTCTCCCTGAATTTTGGTCAAATCAGAGAAGAGACACCTGTATCAAGAAGGAGGCAGTGTTTCTATCATATGAAGAAATTATGGGAGCACTCCTCACTGCAGCATCTTTATTTGGAACAAGCATGACTACTGGCGTAGCATTAATATTCTTCAAATATAGGAAAACTCCGATTGTCAGGGCAAATAACTCTGAGTTGAGTTTCCTGCTGCTCTTCTCCTTAACTCTGTGCTTCCTGTGTTCTCTGACCTTCATCGGTCAGCCCTCTGATTGGTCCTGCATGCTGCGCCATGTAGCATTTGGCATCACCTTTGTCCTCTGTATCTCTTGTGTTCTGGGGAAAACAATGGTGGTTTTAATGGCTTTCCGGGCTACCCGTCCAGGTagtaatgttaagaaatggttTGGACCTACACAGCAGAGACTCTGTGTTACAAGTTTCACTCTTATCCAAGTCATTATATGTATCATCTGGTTAACAGTTTCCCCTccttttccatttaaaaattttaggGAGTTTAAGGACAAGATCATCTTAGAATGTGCTCTGGGCACATCTGGAGGATTTTGGGCTGTGCTTGGCTATATAGGACttttgtctgtgttatgttttatttttgcttttctggCTCGGAAACTGCCTGATAATTTCAATGAAGCCAAGTTTATCACCTTTAGCATGCTGATATTCTGTGCAGTATGGATCACATTTATCCCAGCGTATGTCAGCTCTCCAGGGAAATTCAGTGTAGCTGTAGAAATATTTGCTATTCTTGCCTCCAGTTTTGGTctgttaatttgcattttttttccaaagtgttATATCATCTTACTGAAACCAGAAaggaacacaaaaaagaacatgaTGGGGAAAGGTGCCCCATGA
- the LOC115790574 gene encoding extracellular calcium-sensing receptor-like: MASFSHADEPVCRQTGDPENPLLSKDGDIILGGMFSFHTSWKDRKDTYMHKPLPLQCTSLNFRDFQFAQSMLFAIEEINNSTDLLPGVSLGYKIYDTCGSIARSVGVTLALANGKEIVSVPSKTPCTRPAYVQAIIGETSSSPTIAIGTVIGPFYVPVISHFATCACLSDKTKYPSFLRTIPSDYYQSRALAHLVKYFGWTWVGAIRTNNDYGNNGMATFTETAQQLDICLEYSVSFFRTDPYVKIQKIIDIIKASTSKVIVAFLSRADLNVLIHEFSRHNLSGYQWVGSESWIFDSQTAAIDKHHILDGAIGLSIPKAHVSGLREFMLDVKPLNSINNELFTEFWESLFSCKFKGLKSTAEAVRECTGHEDLTGVQNSLIDMSLMPIFNNVYKGVYAVAHALHNILNCNKTCNNNMQLDHFTILQHILKIHFKTKEGDEVYFNENGDPAAKYEIINWQPRENSTVEFVTVGLYDTSLFPEKQLNLQNKSFIWTRNSKQVPVSVCSEKCPPGTRKVLQKGRPVCCYDCLRCAEGEISNVTDSVTCVRCPPEFWSNERRDACIKKEAVFLSYEEIMGALLTAASLLGACMTIGVMFIFFKYRKTSIVKANNSELSFLLLFSLTLCFLCSLTFIGQPSDWSCMLRHVAFGITFVLCISCLQGKTMVVLMAFRATLPGSNVMKWFGPAQQRLCVTGFTLIQVLICIIWLTTSPPFPFKNFKEFKDKIILECALGSAVGFWAVLGYIGLLAILCFIFAFLARKLPDNFNEAKFITFSMLIFCAVWITFIPAYVSSPGKFSVAVEIFAILASSFGLLICIFMPKCYIILLKPEKNTKKNMMGKKAPHSL, translated from the exons atgGCATCTTTCTCTCATGCTGATGAGCCggtgtgcagacagacaggagaTCCTGAGAACCCGTTGCTATCTAAAGATGGGGATATTATACTGGGGGGGATGTTCTCTTTTCACACCAGCTGGAAAGACAGAAAGGATACTTACATGCACAAACCACTGCCACTACAATGCACCAG TTTAAATTTCAGAGATTTCCAGTTTGCCCAGTCTATGCTTTTTGCCATTGAGGAGATTAATAACAGTACAGACCTACTGCCAGGAGTCTCTCTTGGCTATAAAATCTATGATACTTGTGGCTCCATTGCTAGAAGTGTAGGAGTTACACTGGCTTTGGCTAATGGTAAAGAAATTGTGTCTGTACCCTCCAAGACACCATGTACCAGACCTGCATATGTGCAGGCAATAATTGGAGAGACCTCTTCCTCTCCAACCATAGCAATAGGTACTGTCATCGGACCATTTTATGTACCAGTG ATCAGCCACTTTGCCACATGCGCTTGCCTCAGTGACAAAACCAAGTACCCATCCTTCCTCAGAACAATACCCAGTGACTACTACCAGAGCAGAGCCCTGGCCCATTTGGTCAAGTATTTTGGTTGGACTTGGGTTGGCGCTATCAGAACCAATAATGATTATGGAAATAATGGCATGGCCACATTCACAGAAACTGCACAGCAGCTGGACATCTGTCTGGAGtattctgtgtctttttttaggACAGATCCATATGtcaaaatacaaaagataaTTGACATTATAAAGGCTTCAACTTCCAAGGTGATTGTTGCATTCCTCTCTCGTGCAGATTTGAATGTCCTGATACATGAGTTCTCACGTCATAACTTGTCTGGGTACCAGTGGGTAGGCAGTGAGTCTTGGATATTTGATTCTCAAACAGCAGCAATAGATAAGCATCACATACTGGATGGAGCCATAGGTCTTTCCATTCCCAAAGCACATGTCAGTGGCCTGAGAGAGTTCATGCTGGATGTGAAGCCACTCAATTCAATTAATAATGAACTGTTTACTGAGTTCTGGGAGTCATTATTTAGCTGTAAGTTCAAGGGATTGAAGTCAACAGCAGAGGCTGTGAGAGAGTGTACTGGACATGAAGATCTGACTGGAGTTCAAAACAGCCTCATTGACATGTCACTCATGCCTATCTTTAACAATGTCTATAAAGGAGTGTATGCAGTGGCCCATGCACTTCATAATATCCTCAACTGTAATAAAACATGTAACAACAACATGCAGCTAGATCATTTCACG attttacaACACATACTAAAGATTCACTTCAAAACAAAGGAAGGAGATGAGGTTTATTTTAATGAGAATGGAGATCCAGCAGCAAAGTATGAAATTATAAACTGGCAGCCAAGAGAAAACAgcactgtggagtttgtcacCGTTGGTCTTTATGATACATCATTATTTCCAGAAAAGCAGCTAAATCTGCAAAACAAGTCTTTCATTTGGACAAGAAACTCAAAGCAG gtTCCTGTGTCAGTTTGCAGTGAGAAGTGTCCCCCAGGAACACGCAAAGTTCTCCAGAAAGGAAGGCCTGTTTGCTGCTATGACTGCTTACGATGTGCAGAGGGAGAGATAAGCAACGTTACAG ATTCTGTCACCTGTGTGAGATGTCCTCCTGAGTTTTGGTCAAATGAAAGAAGAGACGCCTGTATCAAGAAGGAGGCAGTGTTTCTGTCATATGAAGAAATTATGGGAGCACTGCTCACTGCAGCATCTTTACTTGGCGCATGCATGACTATTGGTGTGATGTTCATTTTCTTCAAATATAGGAAAACTTCTATTGTGAAAGCAAATAACTCTGAGCTGAGCTTCCTGCTGCTCTTCTCCTTAACTCTGTGCTTCCTGTGTTCTCTGACCTTCATTGGCCAGCCCTCTGATTGGTCCTGCATGCTGCGCCATGTAGCATTTGGCATCACCTTTGTCCTCTGTATCTCTTGTCTTCAGGGAAAAACAATGGTGGTTTTAATGGCCTTCAGAGCTACACTTCCAGGTAGCAATGTGATGAAATGGTTTGGGCCTGCACAGCAGAGACTCTGTGTTACAGGATTCACTCTTATTCAAGTTCTCATATGTATCATCTGGTTAACAACTTCTCCTCCTTTTCCATTTAAGAATTTTAAGGAATTTAAAGATAAAATCATTTTAGAGTGTGCTCTGGGATCAGCTGTAGGCTTTTGGGCGGTGCTCGGATACATAGGACTCCTGgccattttgtgttttatttttgcttttctggCTCGGAAACTGCCTGATAATTTCAATGAAGCCAAATTCATCACTTTTAGCATGCTGATATTCTGTGCAGTATGGATCACATTTATCCCAGCGTATGTCAGCTCTCCAGGAAAGTTCAGTGTTGCTGTAGAAATATTTGCTATTCTTGCCTCAAGTTTTGGACTGTTAATTTGCATCTTTATGCCCAAATGTTACATCATCTTACTGAAACCAGAGAAGAATACCAAAAAGAATATGATGGGGAAGAAGGCACCACACTCACTCTAA
- the LOC115790466 gene encoding extracellular calcium-sensing receptor-like, producing the protein MFSFHTSWKDRKDTYMHKPLPLECTSLNFRDFQFAQSMLFAIEEINNSTDLLPGVCLGYKIYDNCASIARSVGVTLALANGKEIMSVPSKTPCTRPAYVQAIIGATSSSPTMAISTVIGPFYVPVISHFASCACLSDKTKYPSFLRTIPSDYYQSRALAHLVKYFGWTWVGAIRTNNDYGNNGMATFTETAQQLDICLEYSVSFFRTDPYVKIQTIIDIIKASTSKVIVAFLTRADMNILLHEFSNHNLSGYQWVGSESWIFDSQTAAIDKHHILDGAIGLSIPKAHVTGLREFMLDVKLLNSINNELFTEFWESLFSCKFKGLKSTAEAVRECTGHEDLTGVQNSLIDMSLMPIFNNVYKGVYAVAHALHNILNCNKTCNNNIMLDPFMILQHILKIHFKTKEGDEVYFNENGDPAAKYEIINWQPRENSTVEFVTVGLYDTSLKQQLNLQNKSFIWTRNSKQVPVSVCSEKCPPGTRKVLQKGRPVCCYDCIRCAEGEISNITDSVTCLRCLPEFWSNENRDACIKKEAVFLSYEEIMGALLTAASLLGTCMTAGVALIYFKNRKTPIVRANNSELSFLLLFSLTLCFMCSLTFIGQPSDWSCMLRHVAFGITFVLCISCVLGKTMVVLVAFRATLPGSNVMKWFGPAQQRLCVTSFTLIQVLICVIWLTVSPPFPFKNFKEFKDKITLECALGSAVGYWAVLGYIGLLSVLCFIFAFLARKLPDNFNEAKFITFSMLIFCAVWITFIPAYVSSPGKFSVAVEIFAILASSFGLLICIFSPKCYIILLKPERNTKKNMMGKGAPQ; encoded by the exons ATGTTCTCTTTTCACACCAGCTGGAAAGACAGAAAGGATACTTACATGCACAAACCACTGCCACTAGAATGCACCAG TTTAAATTTCAGAGATTTCCAGTTTGCCCAGTCTATGCTTTTTGCCATTGAGGAGATTAATAACAGTACAGACCTACTGCCGGGAGTCTGTCTGGGCTATAAAATCTATGATAATTGTGCCTCCATTGCCAGAAGTGTAGGAGTTACACTGGCTTTGGCTAATGGTAAAGAAATTATGTCTGTACCCTCCAAGACACCATGTACCAGACCTGCATATGTGCAGGCAATAATTGGAGCGACCTCTTCCTCTCCAACCATGGCAATAAGTACTGTCATCGGACCATTTTATGTACCAGTG ATCAGCCACTTTGCCTCCTGTGCTTGCCTCAGTGACAAAACCAAGTACCCATCCTTCCTCAGAACAATACCCAGTGACTACTACCAGAGCAGAGCCCTGGCCCATTTGGTCAAGTATTTTGGTTGGACTTGGGTTGGCGCTATCAGAACCAATAATGATTATGGAAATAATGGCATGGCCACATTCACAGAAACTGCACAGCAGCTGGACATCTGTCTGGAGtattctgtgtctttttttaggACAGATCCATATGTCAAAATACAAACGATAATTGACATTATAAAGGCTTCAACCTCCAAGGTGATTGTTGCATTCCTTACTCGTGCAGATATGAATATTCTATTACATGAGTTCTCGAACCATAACTTGTCTGGGTACCAGTGGGTAGGCAGTGAGTCTTGGATATTTGATTCTCAAACAGCAGCAATAGATAAGCATCACATACTGGATGGAGCCATAGGTCTTTCCATTCCCAAAGCACATGTCACTGGCCTGAGAGAGTTCATGCTGGATGTGAAACTACTCAATTCAATTAATAATGAACTGTTTACTGAGTTCTGGGAGTCATTATTTAGCTGTAAGTTCAAGGGATTGAAGTCAACAGCAGAGGCTGTGAGAGAGTGTACTGGACATGAAGATCTGACTGGAGTTCAAAACAGCCTCATTGACATGTCACTCATGCCTATCTTTAACAATGTCTATAAAGGAGTGTATGCAGTGGCCCATGCACTTCATAATATCCTCAACTGTAATAAAACATGTAACAACAACATAATGCTGGATCCATTCATG ATTTTACAACACATACTAAAGATTCACTTCAAAACAAAGGAAGGAGATGAGGTTTATTTTAATGAGAATGGAGATCCAGCAGCAAAGTATGAAATTATCAACTGGCAGCCAAGAGAAAACAgcactgtggagtttgtcacTGTTGGTCTTTATGATACATCATTAAAGCAGCAGCTAAATCTGCAAAACAAGTCTTTCATTTGGACGAGAAACTCAAAGCAG gtTCCTGTGTCAGTTTGCAGTGAGAAGTGTCCTCCAGGAACACGCAAAGTTCTCCAGAAAGGAAGGCCTGTTTGCTGCTATGACTGCATAAGATGTGCAGAGGGAGAGATAAGCAACATTACAG ATTCTGTCACCTGTTTGAGATGTCTCCCTGAATTTTGGTCAAATGAGAACAGAGATGCCTGCATAAAGAAGGAGGCAGTGTTTCTATCATATGAAGAAATTATGGGTGCACTGCTCACTGCAGCATCTTTATTAGGAACATGCATGACTGCTGGTGTGGCATTAATATACTTCAAAAATAGGAAAACTCCGATTGTCAGAGCAAACAACTCTGAGCTGAGCTTCCTGCTGCTCTTCTCCTTAACTCTGTGTTTCATGTGTTCTCTGACCTTCATCGGTCAGCCCTCTGATTGGTCCTGCATGCTGCGCCATGTAGCATTTGGCATCACCTTTGTCCTCTGTATCTCTTGTGTTCTGGGGAAAACAATGGTTGTTCTAGTGGCCTTCAGGGCTACACTTCCAGGTAGCAATGTGATGAAATGGTTTGGGCCTGCACAGCAGAGACTCTGTGTTACAAGTTTCACTCTTATTCAAGTTCTCATATGTGTCATTTGGTTAACAGTTTCCCCTCCTTTTCCATTTAAGAATTTTAAGGAATTCAAAGACAAAATCACCTTAGAATGTGCTCTGGGCTCAGCTGTAGGTTACTGGGCTGTGCTTGGCTATATAGGACTTTTGTCTGtcttgtgtttcatttttgcttttctggCTCGGAAACTGCCTGATAATTTTAATGAAGCCAAGTTTATCACCTTTAGCATGCTGATATTCTGTGCAGTATGGATCACATTTATCCCAGCGTATGTCAGCTCTCCGGGGAAGTTCAGTGTAGCTGTAGAAATATTTGCTATTCTTGCCTCCAGTTTTGGTctgttaatttgcattttttccccaaaatgttATATTATCTTACTGAAACCAGAAaggaacacaaaaaagaacatgaTGGGGAAGGGTGCCCCACAATAA